The Betta splendens chromosome 2, fBetSpl5.4, whole genome shotgun sequence nucleotide sequence AAAGCTGACACTCTACTGCAGATCATTTGTGTGGTGCCTGAGGCTTGGCTGATAACTCACAGTtccactctgacctcagctAGTTTCAATCTCAGGTCAGTTTTTGACCTACTTTCCCTCATTCTCCAATCTTTCATTGATTATCACTCTCATcatcctccttctgctcctccacaccttccGTCGCCCTCTTtcgtctcctctctgctcttgtgtccttcctctcctccttcccctgctcctcttcctcattctcctctgcctcctcgtcctccccccCACCTACTCCTCTTCCCCCTTCCTCTTCCCGGGCATTGCAGCGGCTGCAGTGCCTCCTGAACCCCGTCAGGAAGTGGGACCTAAAGCAGCAGAAGGGGCATGCGTAGCGTCCAGGCCGATGAGCTGATCTAATGTGCTGTTGTAGGTGGCtggggaggaagaaggagcgTGTACAGTCCTTACAGTTGTACGGGCGGACAACGTCATGACTGCGTATCACATGACTGATGGCAAAACCTGCAAACATATAGGCATAGATTTAATCCATGGCAAGAGCAGTTTACgtgcagtaaacacacaaagaggTACCTTTGAGTTTGGTTTTCCAGCCACAGCTTAGACAGACGAAGCGGTTGGAGACAAAGCGTATTACCTTGGCCGTGGCCTCCATCTCTTCCTTCAGAAGCTCTCTAACAGACTCTTGCTTCTGGAAAGAAACCTCATCATCACCCCTCCCCCCTTCTTCCTCATCAGCCCCACTACCCCTCTTCCTTTTAAGACTCTCCTTCAACTCCTCCTCACCCTGttcttctgtcttttccttttgTCTCCCTTTAACCTCATCATCTTCACAGTGTTTAGTAATAATGTGCTTGTATAGCTTGGTGAAGTCTCTGCTGGTGTAGAAGCAGTTGGTACAGTGGAACAGCCGAGCGGTGCTCTGGAACATCAGGATATTGCCAAGACGACCGACTGACACATCATCCAGGCAGGACGGGTGAGCACTGGCCATGTGAGACAACTGGTGGGCATGACTCTTGGAGAAGTGGCCACAAGTAGGGCACTGAAGATGAGCTGTGACACCACCTCCCACTTCACCACAAGTCTGTATGATGACCGACATCAGTGGGCATATACAGGCTGGAGAGGTGAACAGAAAAGTGCAACGTATCAGGACAACATCTTgtgttgttaaatgttaaactaCTGATAATTTTCACACTCCagtaaaataaatcacaatcCTTTACAGAGCAAGTCCACAGAAcaagaaattaaacaaatctaATCATATTAAACACATCTCTAGTCTATGGAGCATTCATGTGTGTCCTACAAAGTCAATCATACAATACACAAAACTTTGGGACGCTCAAGATATCCTGTTGAATTTATCCTTCAACTCCAGTTTTGTTACCATGGAGATTTATTGCTGTGATTAAAGAGACTTATCCCAGACTCAGTTGCATGACAGCAGATTAGTCCTGGTCTAGAGGAGGGTAACATCCACTACATTATTCTAGTGACCTTTTTTAAACTTAGCTTTTCCATTACAACATTACAACAATAATTACAACACTAGGGTAAAACTGTTCTTTTACTTTGACCTGCTGCTACTTCAGACATGTTTTGTTCTTATAACGATGATCAAATCATAATACTTTGGGGTTTGGTTAGAGGAATGCACTACATATTTACTACATGTATAGTGAAGACAGGTATTCAGTAATTATAATAAGGATTTACAAAATGAACTACCATTTTATAATCATTATACGGCCCCAAAATATACATCATCCTTTTATATAGGTCCATAATAAGCTGCTGCTAAGGACACTACCCGTTTAGATGTCCAATCAATAATTCTGTGATCGATACATGTGGTCTGTTGAACACTACCGGTATATACAGCAGGCGGTGACTCGGTTGCTCCGTCTAATGTTCGCTTGCTAAACGTACAACACACCAAGCCAGGATGTTCCACTCATCCTTAATATCCTAAATGGACTCTGCTAAGCGTGGACTAACGGAGCAACAGCTCGTAAAATTCAAACTTAGTTTCTTTATTAACGTGTTTCACTCACCTCCCTCTACCGACGGCAGAGGTTATCAGTAATACCGGTATCAGCTGCCTACACAAGCACTGCCTAACTGCTTGCTTTTAATTATAAAATCTAATTCTCCTATCATATTTAGAACGAAGCTAAACCTGATTCAGTGGAAACAGTTAACCCAATTTTCTTGTTTACCTCCACGAGGACCAATCAACTTGCTCTAGCCGCTAAACAACTGACCAATCACAATAACGTCTCGCCCTAGTCACAGGTCTCGCGAGACATTAGTTCAGTTTAGTAgctgtatttctttttttttttagctgcatAATCTGAAATCtaactgaaaaagttttttttacaacGTCACAGTTAATAAAAAGAATTACCAACTATTTTACAAGGTCAAGCagataaatatgtttttacgTTTTGGCATTGTTAAAAAGATTTAAATCTATATTATGTAACTGCCTTATGTAATATTGCTCCCAGAATGCCGTGTGTGCTGCTGAGGGCGTCAGCGTCTGGTAATTCTGGTAAAATGTCTCTGTTTATCAACACAAAACAAGTTTGAGTTACCTCTTGTTCATTTTTTCTGACATTGCTCAAGTCCATCGAGAAGGTggcggacagaaggatgctggtcaaactaacatccatcacggagaacccctcccaccccctgcaccgCACTGTAGACGCTCTgaacagctccttcagcactagACTGTTACAACCCCCATTGCAGGAAAGAGCACTACCGCAgatcattcctccccacagccatcagatTGTACATACATCACTGCAGTGATACACATTGTGTAACTACATCTTGTATTTTTTTCGTTGTTGTGCAGTGTCTCGGGTCTTCACCATCCATGTGTCATTTGTTTGCCACTgtgaatatgtaaatatgttttgctCAATGCCTCAgttttttgcacaaatattatgttgttttgtttccctTCCTGTATCCTATAAACTGTCACACTGCTACTAAAAACACTAGAATTTCCCCAGTGTGGGATTAATAAGTCGCAAGAAAGtcgtattattatttttaaatttaaatgtttgttcCAAAAGGCAGTCAGAAATCTGTGGGTAACTTTTGACAGGAGataaaaaaattcaaatatcTGTTTTCTAGGCTAGGGTTTTCCTGCTTGACCTCAAAGCAGAGGTTAAGCCCTTTCTGAGTCACAGTGACCTAGAAACCACAAttaatagttttattattttactataACATGGGAGTTAATCAAGCCCCTCCTGACTCAGCTGCTAGATTAATGACTAGGACCCATGAACGTGAACACGTCACTCGTTTCATATCTACATGTGACCTTACATAGGCTCCAACATAAGGTTCTGCTCTGGTCCCACAGTCGAGGTCTGAGCAGCGAGGTGATGATTCCTTTGCAGTGGCAGGTCCCAAACTCTCTGTGATGGACACAACGCTCTGTCTGTTCATTCATCCGTTTGTTTGACCAGCCTACATGTTGTTAAAGTTCTAGATAAATAAAGGTTGACACTCTTTAGGAAAGCTGTCAGGAGAGACAGGACAGATTATAAACTCAGAGATGTGAACAAGCAACTGAAAATTTATGGGACTCCTGTCTTTGCTTCTTTCCCATCagtgcagctgttcacagcgTAATGAACAGCATATCGAAGTAAATTATGCACACAAAACATATACAGAAAtctcttctctccccctctATTCAAAATGAAGATTTTTAACATGCAGAGGcccttttactttttttgtctgtgtttggaaTTTGCCACACACCCAACGAAAAAAAGTCACATACGCTCTAAATGCTTCAAACCTGTGTGGTCCAAATATAGAATCAGACAGTAAACACCTGGTCCTCACAGGCCATCTGCAGACCTGGATAATCCCAGTTAGTAGattagagacagagagagacagaggaagaaacGTAGCAATACACTGGCAGCGCTTCTGAAGTTGGGCTTGGGTTGGCTGTTGGTTGCAAAAGAAATTTGACTTTGAAGATGCCTATGATTTTTTAGTCTATAAAAAAGTTTTGGCCATTTTTGTGAACAAGCCTTTTTTACTGTGAAGATAAGATAAATGACTGGACTTTCATTCTGGATGTGCTTGATTTTGGTTTTCTTTCAACTACTGGAGAACctttgtaaagaaaaaaattgtAAAGTTGTGTAggtttgtgatttttaattttattgtgaaacgCTTATGTGAAGAATTGTTTTGAACCTGTGGAAGAAtaatgaaaatacatttttgtaaGGACTTAATGCGTTTTGGACATCTCCTATGAACCTCTGGTGAACTGCAGATTTAATGAAGAAGCACTTCGGTCACCCGTGAAAACAGGATGATTTCATATGTAGAGTGTCTAGGTGGTGAAGGGCCAGGGCCTGGTGTCGCATCGCAGTGCTGGAACACAGGTCCAGATGAAGAAAGAGACGAGCTTCTTCCACGCAGGATGGCCCCTCTACAGCCCAAAACAGAAGGCAGCCTGCGCCGCCGACTACTCACAGCAAAGATCTACCAGCAACACCATGCTTGGCTGAATGCAGGTGGCGCTGCTGGCATGCCAGGGCCGCCCCTGGATGACAAAAAGACACCCCCGTGGTATCGCCCCCAGCACCTTCCACCGCGCCCCCACATCCATCCTTACCTGGCTCCGGAGGCTCATGGGAAACTAATACTCACTCCTGAGACACATGGGAAACTATTCCTCACTCAGGAACTTCCTGGGAAATCGCATGAGCATTCCCTGCGGCCGGAGCGCTCTGCATGGGTGAGGCTGGGACAGGCCAGTTCATGTCCCCCTACTCCAGAGTCTCTCCCCAGCTATGGCCTGCCAGTCCCGTCCCCTCACAGTGTACAGCCCCCGTTGAAGCCAAAGGCGCCACCACATTACCATGACCGGCccaggaggagacgctggtCCAGATTCTTCAGTTTTAgactcaggaggaggaggaggaggtctgagGCCACACAGACCACGCCGCTCTTAAATAGAGGTACTTCTAGATATTCTGTGTAGACTGCTTTGGTGATTCCTATGGTTCCGTTATATTGTCAGGTGGCCACCAGCCATTTTCAGTTAAAGTTCCAGCTAACCTGGTCTGACTATCACTGATTGTGAAGGCATGTTGGTGCCTTAGTGGTTTGACCTTAGCTGGTATCTTTTTGTCGTTTATGGACCCAACTTCCATACATTTGACTTTGTAATGCCTTTCCTTTACAGAGCTACCCCTGTTTGGCTGATGGTTAAATTGGTTTACCAAGTTGATTTCAGTCTTAGTGGTTCTACTTTGTTCTTATTCAGCCCAGTTTTTCCAGACTGGACCCCCACCCTCATGCCCTGTTGGTCCTTTcatgttgttttaatgtttggaCCCACACATTGTGGACTGAACAGTAttctaaaacacactcactacgagtgggaaacaggctacaatggccaCCAAACTGAACGGGGAGAgaagacccaaatgcaacgacccacagacaggactgacgacaaatggtttaataataaaacatacagaaaggacaatacaaacttaGGTCACTGCGTATGCAGGCTAGGGCAGACATTtgaatgcaaactaacacataccaCTCACTGAGTAACAAAATATCACTACTaaacaggaaactaaatgaccccactaagaacacagaacaaactAGCAACAAAACCTAACATACCCCGAACTAACACACAAAACGGGACAGAGAGCACGATGACACAACGACATGAAACATGCaatgcatcaaacacaaagacaacacaaagactagacaaaccttgatcAGGGACAGGACTGGACCACAAGACAGAAACGACATCTAACAACAACCTCCGTGTAACACCTATAGACAAAGGATAGGAATAGGCAtaacaaaccaacaaagactgtaccaaaccagaaacttaaatacttcctaaaacaggtgactctaattaacctaataacaggacatgacatgacaggaagtgaaaaaacaaagaaccaaccaagagggccttaatgccacgtgagccagagtgccctctggcggtCTGGAAGCTGATTCACAACAGTTTGGTTCTGTGTTGTGTGGTTCTTACACATCTGGTATAGTTACTGTTATTTTAAATGATACCATCTGCTCTGGTCTGAATATGTGAGGTTCTGAATACTACAAGCATTGGTTTGTTCATGAGTAGATGTCCCGTTTTGTCCGCTTTTgcacagcagagaaaacagtaAAAGTGTAGTGTTCATAACAGGATCAGATCAGAAGCGTTCCCAGGCCAGGAGGACTCAGTCCGTCCAGTGTTTCTTCTTACCTGTGGGACTTCCTAGTGAAGCATCAACAAATGCCCGACCCCCTCAGATGGGTCcagttgcagcagcagctctactCCAAACTCGATAAGCTTCTCAGTTTATCTGTAAGGGAACACCTCAGAGTAGGAATGTAGCTCAACTAGTAGTTTAGGATTTTCTGTTCAGCTCCTTCACCACAATGGACTTGGTAATGATTGCATCACTGCCCTGGTGCATCTATTGGGCAGTGGCTGGTTACTCATCCCTTCATGATCTCCAACTGGTTCAAGAACCCTAATGTCATCACGTTACCCTTGTCCTACAGTTTTTTGGTCTACAGTGGTCtacagtttgtacagtacagcagcctTGAGAATCTAGAAAGACATTTTCAATTCAAACGTATTATGGAAAAAGTGACAAACGACCCTCTTCTTCACTGGGCCCACAACAACCTGCCTTCTCTCAGTGCAGGCTGCTTCAGAGAGTGCCATAGAATCCAGTCCGTCTCAAGGGGTTGGGTTCTGGAGCCTCACGGTCTCTGGCCAGTACAACGTAACCTTCCACGTCCCAAAAGCCAGTTTCTCTGTCGAGGGACTAGGTCACTGAGGCCCCTACCTTCACATCAGCAACAGCCCCCAACGGCTTCGCCTAAAGACAATGGGTCCACCTGAGGATGGACCCACATTGTCTTTTCATTGACTCTTGAGAGACGCTTCCAGGGGCATCTAGTCCATATgatatattcatatttgtttttgaaTGGCTGCTGTGAAAAGTCCTGTCAGGCTTGTCcattttgttttcagctcaAAATCAAAATGCTGACCTGCTTCATGATGTCTCCTGTGTAAGAGCGCAGGGATTAGCACCAGCTCCATATGCTGGACTAATGACTAGGCTTTACCAGTGCATCAGCTGTTACGTGGGCTTCAGCTGCTAGCCTCCATCTGGAAGACAGCAGTCCTAGATCAGGTGAATCAAACCTGTATCCGTAACCTTCACTGTCCTGATCctattccttccttccttccttgatTAGACATGACATATATACACAGTGGATAATGATAGTGTGGCCTACTTACTGTCTAATTAAACTAACTCAAACAGCCTGGCAGCTGCTCCAGTGCACCACATAGTTGGCACACTTACAAACTGGAACTGTCTGActggagctgatgatgaaggTGTGGTTTATAATTTTACAcacatcaaagatgaaacaacaCTCAGAAAGGTGAAAATGCATATAAATAGTAGACATTCATGTTTATTAATCTATGTTATTTCACAAGCCAGTGGTTTCAGTACATGTTGAAACCATCTGttgaaaaaacatttcagaaCACTCCTTGGTAGCTAAACACTCTTCATTCCATTCGCATTCTTTTATTCTGATggtatgttctagtgtctgtaatagaatgttgtgatctgttgtattaaatgcagcactaagatctaacaggatgagaacagaaactagaccattgtctgaagagAAGATCATTTGTGACTTTAGccagagctgtttttgtgtatgATGGGTCTGAACCTTCATACAGGGTCTTTCTACCCAGGTACCCAGCAAACAGATAATAGATGTCTAGCtactacagtatttatttaaaaatgtttcagatTAAGCACAGTCAGGATTTTGGCCAATAGTTGGCTAGTAGCTAGACTGAGGTTTATGTTTTACTGTAGGTCAACCCTGGCCAAGTTGGCGCCGCGTTAGCGCCCTaggcgagatcatgattttgcgcccCCCACTGGGTGATTTTGCGCAGGGGGGGCACAATGGTTTTGGTGCTCTAGACGTTatcatgattttgcgcccttcTCCTCAGCTCTGGGCACGTTTACACACGctttttctgaaggcttggagtgACGCCGCTACAGACTCCCCCTTGGCCCTGGGTTGTTCCTATGTTGTTTTTGCAAATGCTCATGTGTGCAGCAGACTGGCTGCAATCAGGTTTACTATTAACATCCCAGCCTTCCAGCTGCTGAGGCAGCAACGCTGGGGGCTCCACATGGGTTAAAGAAGCCCAGGTTCCAGGTTAACTACAAATACCTTACTCAGTCATCACTAAAGAAGGCAGAGGAAaacgggaggcagagaggtCATGGATAACATTACTAAAATGCTAAGCTAGCGGAGCTACAGTAAGAACACCAGATGACTGTGTAGATCAGGAGGATGTGCTAGTGTTAGAAGTTAGAAGCTAGTGTTACTGCCCTGTGTGAGAGCTAATAACGCTAATGATGCTAATGATGCACTAGTTGAGGTTGAAACAGCTGCTTTCTCAGTTCAGTTCTCACAACCAtagaaacacagcaaacacagacacacagagaataaaagatgaagagctacacacacacacacacacacacacacacacacacacacacacacacacacacacacacacacacacacacacacacacacacacacacacacacacacactttcaattCTCTTTGTTCTCTTCCCTTCATCTACAAAGTGCCATGTTTcgagtgtgtgcatgttggTTAATAACCTTCGTCACCTGACACACATGAAGGACACACTCGCCTGCCTCGTTGGCAGGGAGCctaaaacagaaagagagaggggcgagcAAGGAATGGGGGAGAGCGGCGTTGCACTGCGTCGCGCTgcattactgctgctgctcctccggctcccactggctgctgcatccagtgtgtctgtgtgagggttTGCTGTGGTGAACGCATGAAATCATTATGGTTCTGATCGGAGCGGCCATCAAGTCCGTATTTAAATATCTCAGCAGGACCAGAGGTGAGTGTGCGTTCATGTctatgtgttttgtgtttgcggCATCAATTTACGGAGGGAGGGTCATTAGCTGAAATACTTTGATCTGAGGTCCAGGTGCTTTGAACTGGTGGTAGCCATGGCAACAATGTTTTAAAGGATGCTTAGAATTTCTGAGACCATCTCAAATACCAGCTCTTCAAACCTTTCTATTGATGCCATGGACTTCCTCAAGGCTGTTGTTCCCTTTCCCAATGAATATGAGTCTAATCAAGAAACTGTAAGAAGCTCTAAGGTCTCAAAAAGTGAACGTTTAATCTTTCTCAGTAACACCACAAGGAAAAGTATGGGGACACTTGTGGTAAATTCAGGTGAATTCAGGTGAAattgtctgaaggttgagtcatgccAACTAGATTTTTTCATGGGAACCACCAATCCAGGTGGCTACTTTAGTCTGGGGACTTCCTCAGACACAGTTGTAAACATCTTCTGGCACCACTTTAAACTACATGACTCAGAGATCTAAGGAAAGGCTAGTTTGGGTCATAGGTGGATCATGACTGAGCTTTGTCCTGGTTTGGTTTCGTATTAGACTTTTTCAGCATTGGTTTGTAATCATGACATCACATCAGCCGTGGTTGCTTA carries:
- the LOC114842922 gene encoding chromosome alignment-maintaining phosphoprotein 1-like, giving the protein MSVIIQTCGEVGGGVTAHLQCPTCGHFSKSHAHQLSHMASAHPSCLDDVSVGRLGNILMFQSTARLFHCTNCFYTSRDFTKLYKHIITKHCEDDEVKGRQKEKTEEQGEEELKESLKRKRGSGADEEEGGRGDDEVSFQKQESVRELLKEEMEATAKVIRFVSNRFVCLSCGWKTKLKGFAISHVIRSHDVVRPYNCKDCTRSFFLPSHLQQHIRSAHRPGRYACPFCCFRSHFLTGFRRHCSRCNAREEEGGRGVGGGEDEEAEENEEEEQGKEERKDTRAERRRKRATEGVEEQKEDDESDNQ